One genomic segment of Vulpes lagopus strain Blue_001 chromosome 9, ASM1834538v1, whole genome shotgun sequence includes these proteins:
- the NRBP2 gene encoding nuclear receptor-binding protein 2, protein MAAPEPAPRRGREREREDESEDESDILEESPCGRWQKRREQVNQGNMPGVQSTFLAMDTEEGVEVVWNELHFADRKAFAAHEEKIQTMFEQLVLVDHPNIVKLHKYWLDASEARARVIFITEYVSSGSLKQFLKKTKKNHKAMNARAWKRWCTQILSALSFLHACSPPIIHGNLTSDTIFIQHNGLIKIGSVWHRIFSNALPDDLRSPIRAEREELRNLHFFPPEYGEVADGTAVDIFSFGMCALEMAVLEIQANGDTRVTEEAITRARHSLSDPNMREFILSCLARDPAHRPSAHNLLFHRVLFEVHSLKLLAAHCFIQHQYLMPENVVEEKTKAVDLHAVLAEIPRPPRPPLQWRYSEVSCLELDKFLEDVRNGIYPLMNFAAARPLGLPRVLAPPPEEAQKAKTPTPEPFDSETRKVVQMQCNLERSEDKARWHLTLLLVLEDRLHRQLTYDLLPTDSAQDLAAELVHYGFVHEDDRTKLAAFLESTFLKYLGAQP, encoded by the exons ATGGCGGCCCCGGAGCCAGCGCCCAGGCGGggccgggagcgggagcgggaggaTGAGAGCGAGGACGAGAGCGACATCCTGGAGGAGAGCCCGTGCGGCCGCTGGCAGAAGCGGCGGGAGCAg gtgAACCAGGGGAACATGCCCGGGGTCCAGAGCACCTTCCTGGCCATGGACAcagaggagggggtggaggtggtgtGGAACGAGTTGCACTTCGCCGACAGGAAGGCCTTCGCAGCCCATGAG GAGAAGATCCAGACCATGTTTGAGCAGCTGGTGCTGGTCGACCACCCCAACATTGTCAAGCTGCACAAGTACTGGCTGGATGCCTCAGAGGCCCGGGCGCGG GTCATCTTCATCACGGAGTACGTGTCGTCAGGCAGCCTCAAACAATTCCTcaaaaagaccaagaaaaacCACAAGGCCATGAACGCTCGG GCCTGGAAGCGCTGGTGCACGCAGATCCTGTCTGCACTCAG CTTTCTACATGCCTGCAGCCCCCCCATCATCCACGGGAACCTGACCAGCGATACTATCTTCATACAGCACAACGGCCTCATCAAGATTGGCTCCG TGTGGCACCGCATCTTCTCCAACG CACTCCCAGACGACCTCCGAAGCCCTATACGTGCAGAGCGTGAGGAACTACGGAACCTGCACTTCTTCCCCCCAGAGTACGGCG AGGTGGCCGATGGCACTGCTGTGGACATCTTCTCCTTTGGGATGTGTGCGCTGGAG aTGGCTGTGCTGGAGATCCAAGCCAATGGGGACACCCGGGTCACAGAAGAGGCCATCACTCGTGCCAGGCACTCACTAAGTGACCCCAACATGCGG GAGTTCATCCTCTCGTGCCTGGCCCGGGACCCCGCCCATCGGCCCTCTGCCCACAACCTCCTCTTCCATCGAGTGCTCTTCGAAGTGCACTCTTTGAAGCTCCTGGCAGCTCACTGCTTCATCCAGCACCAAT ACCTCATGCCTGAGAATGTGGTGGAGGAAAAAACCAAGGCGGTGGACCTGCATGCAGTCCTGGCAGAGAtcccccggccgccccggcccccaCTGCAGTGGCG GTACTCGGAGGTCTCCTGCTTGGAGCTTGACAAATTCCTGGAGGATGTCAG GAATGGGATCTACCCACTGATGAACTTTGCCGCTGCtcggcccctggggctgccccgtgtgctggccccgccccctgagGAGGCCCAGAAGGCCAAGACCCCGACGCCAGAACCTTTTGACTCGGAGACCAGAAAG GTGGTCCAGATGCAGTGCAACCTGGAGAGGAGTGAGGACAAAGCCCGCTGGCAT ctcaCTCTGCTTCTGGTGCTGGAGGACCGGCTGCACCGGCAGCTCACTTACGACCTGCTCCCAA CGGACAGTGCCCAGGACCTCGCCGCCGAGCTGGTACACTATGGCTTCGTTCATGAG GATGACCGGACCAAGCTGGCTGCCTTCCTGGAAAGCACCTTCCTCAAGTACCTTGGAGCTCAGCCATGA